The Rhodanobacter thiooxydans genome window below encodes:
- a CDS encoding TolC family protein produces the protein MRRIWQASPEVQAARADLDAAQARARAAAQPLYNPSLSLDAENADVNRRTAGISLPLDLSGKRRARASQGEADLRAAEAAYNLVRRDVAARWLKAWSTAALAARQSELGQHRLTLMQRFDDLAAQRLKVGDISSPERDLAGLALGEAQVQQATLASNEAAARAALLAISGDQGAALPPLPKGMSPAAGSLTPLPVDELPELRQARAQQASAEAGVQVARRARIPDPTLSLTGGQVRSGPRTDQVIGLSVSIPLPVLNTGRAEVDAARAEADAAAAGVRSRQFVLRAGLQEAQARYAALRSATEAFRSGRAAAFEDRTALLEKLWRAGEISTSDYLVQLKQSLDTALSGQELESQTWQTWFDYLTAAGRLTDWLDGRTQDGPTQEISR, from the coding sequence GTGCGTCGTATCTGGCAAGCCAGCCCCGAGGTGCAGGCCGCGCGGGCCGATCTTGACGCGGCCCAAGCCCGTGCACGTGCCGCCGCGCAGCCGCTGTACAACCCCTCTCTGTCACTCGATGCGGAGAACGCCGACGTCAATCGGCGTACGGCTGGCATCAGTCTGCCATTGGACCTGTCCGGCAAGCGTCGTGCCCGGGCCAGTCAGGGCGAGGCCGACCTGCGCGCCGCCGAGGCGGCCTATAACCTGGTGCGGCGTGACGTCGCCGCCCGCTGGCTGAAAGCCTGGTCGACGGCCGCGCTCGCGGCCCGACAGAGTGAGCTGGGCCAGCATCGCCTCACGCTGATGCAGCGCTTCGATGACTTGGCCGCGCAGCGGCTGAAGGTCGGCGACATCAGTAGTCCCGAACGCGATCTGGCCGGCTTGGCCTTGGGCGAGGCGCAGGTGCAACAAGCCACGCTCGCGAGCAACGAAGCGGCGGCCCGTGCCGCGTTGCTGGCCATCAGTGGCGATCAAGGGGCCGCGCTTCCGCCGTTGCCCAAGGGTATGTCACCGGCGGCGGGCAGTCTTACGCCGTTGCCCGTCGATGAACTGCCCGAACTGCGACAGGCCCGTGCCCAGCAAGCGAGTGCCGAGGCCGGAGTGCAGGTTGCCCGCCGGGCACGCATTCCCGATCCCACGCTCAGCCTGACCGGTGGGCAGGTACGCAGCGGGCCGCGCACCGATCAGGTGATTGGCCTGAGCGTGTCGATTCCCTTGCCGGTGCTCAATACCGGCCGTGCCGAAGTCGATGCCGCCCGCGCGGAAGCCGATGCAGCCGCGGCCGGCGTGCGTTCGCGTCAGTTTGTGCTGCGTGCCGGATTGCAGGAAGCACAAGCCCGCTACGCCGCCTTGCGCAGTGCGACCGAAGCCTTTCGCAGCGGCCGGGCCGCTGCCTTCGAGGATCGCACCGCGCTATTAGAGAAGCTCTGGCGTGCCGGCGAGATCAGCACCTCCGATTACCTCGTACAGCTCAAGCAGAGCCTGGACACCGCCTTGTCCGGCCAGGAACTGGAAAGCCAAACCTGGCAGACCTGGTTCGACTACCTCACCGCTGCGGGCCGTCTGACCGACTGGCTCGACGGCCGCACTCAGGACGGCCCCACTCAGGAAATCTCCCGATGA
- a CDS encoding efflux RND transporter periplasmic adaptor subunit, whose translation MNVSFLKRSLFCMVLLAALGGPVMAQEPAPANPLALDAKAIKDAGIVLDKAAPRALTDELKAPGEVKADAYSTVLVSPRVESQVLARKAKLGDVVKAGAPLVVLSSVQVAETQGALIVAEQDWQRIASLGPQAVSARRYNEAKVQRDQARAKLRAYGLSDGQIGGLLRKGSAGADGSFELLAPAAGRVTTDEFLVGERVEPGRTLFTLVKEDSVWVVAQMAPADAERVKPDADARILVHDTTIPGKVVQRSHQTDERTRTVPVRIEVDNREDLLHPGELVEARIAAGSAVPKLAVPAEAIVLLQNQPTVFLAKGNGQFEPAPVMVGDTRDGWTVITQGLKAGDTYVRKGAFALKARLLRSQLGEE comes from the coding sequence ATGAATGTCTCTTTTTTGAAACGCAGCCTTTTCTGCATGGTGCTGCTGGCTGCGCTGGGCGGCCCCGTCATGGCGCAGGAACCCGCACCGGCCAATCCGCTGGCGCTCGACGCCAAGGCGATCAAGGACGCCGGGATTGTGCTCGACAAGGCCGCTCCGCGTGCCTTGACCGATGAACTGAAGGCCCCCGGCGAAGTGAAGGCCGATGCGTATTCCACCGTGCTGGTGTCGCCGCGCGTGGAATCGCAGGTGCTGGCCCGCAAGGCCAAGCTCGGCGACGTGGTGAAGGCCGGTGCGCCGCTGGTGGTGCTTTCCAGTGTGCAGGTGGCCGAGACACAAGGCGCGTTGATCGTGGCCGAGCAGGACTGGCAGCGGATCGCGTCGCTGGGGCCGCAGGCGGTCTCGGCACGGCGCTACAACGAAGCGAAGGTGCAGCGTGACCAGGCGCGTGCCAAGTTGCGCGCCTACGGGCTGTCCGACGGTCAGATCGGTGGCCTGCTGCGCAAGGGTTCGGCCGGTGCCGATGGCAGCTTCGAGCTGCTCGCGCCCGCCGCCGGTCGCGTCACCACCGACGAGTTTCTGGTCGGCGAGCGGGTGGAACCCGGCCGCACGCTGTTCACCCTGGTCAAGGAAGATTCGGTCTGGGTCGTCGCCCAGATGGCGCCGGCCGATGCCGAACGGGTCAAGCCGGACGCCGACGCCCGCATCCTCGTGCATGACACCACGATCCCCGGCAAGGTCGTGCAGCGCTCGCATCAGACCGACGAGCGCACGCGCACGGTGCCGGTGCGCATCGAAGTCGACAACCGTGAGGATCTGTTGCATCCGGGCGAACTGGTCGAAGCGCGCATCGCCGCCGGCAGCGCCGTGCCGAAGCTGGCCGTTCCCGCCGAAGCGATCGTGCTGCTGCAAAACCAGCCGACCGTGTTCCTCGCCAAAGGCAACGGTCAGTTCGAGCCGGCGCCGGTCATGGTCGGCGACACGCGGGATGGCTGGACGGTGATCACGCAAGGCCTCAAAGCCGGCGACACCTACGTGCGCAAGGGCGCCTTCGCCTTGAAGGCCCGCTTGTTGCGCTCGCAGCTGGGAGAAGAATGA
- a CDS encoding efflux RND transporter permease subunit, with the protein MLERLVEFSLRYKALVLIAFVVIGFLGFQAVRQLPIDAFPDVTPVQVNVYTEASGLAAEDVEQLLTTPVESALAGLPKVEQIRSVSLFGLSYVSVYFDDSMDIYFARQLVNERLQQVGDRLPAGYGKPEMGPNTSGLGQVFWYTVERADSTLKGATAGTAPNDMDLRTLQDWTIRLILRTAPGVDDVSSWGGQEKQFQVRIDPMKLIAHKLGFKEVIEALQANNAQVGGNFVDVGREQYLVRGLGLIQNAKDLGNIVLKTEDGTPVYVRDVATITEAGAPRTGAVTRDGKEVVMGQALARIGENAKSVVDAVKAKLDTVKQSLPPGVVVKPVYERTELVNAAVGTAVRALVEGSILVALVLFLFLGEFRSALVVVVALPLAMLIAFICMNQVGLSANLMSLAGLAIGIGMMVDGAVVMVENAYRIMAERKAHGGPVDRTSAVLAAAREVANPMTFAIGIIIVVFLPLFSLQGLEGKMFKPMAFNISFAMAGSLILALTLIPVLAALVLKPKEEKDTWLVAFLKRHYATVLAWALARRKLVLGIAAGALVGSLALFPFLGKEFMPNLKEGAIMWRITSIPSASLDESIAISKQVSTLVKQKFPEVETTLAMIGRAEKGETADVNYMEVYTPLKPKDQWRKGETLESIEEAMQKELSAALPTAVVSYTQPIQMRIEELISGVRATLALKIYGDDLGELDRLSSRIKNVLAGVPGVADLALEANIGKPQIRIKVDRDALARYGLNADDVLTVVKNGIGGEPVTTLLDGVKRFDIAVRLDDADKASLPAIKRIPIRTPSGALVQLSQVAEVSDAEGYSFIRREQLQRYAVIQMDVRGRDIDGFVKEANAAIAQQVKLPTGYYSEWGGAFENQQRALKRLSLIVPATIFFIFVLLYTAFNSVKHATLILANVPFATIGGIVGLAITGQYLSVPSAIGFIAVFGVAMLNGIVLVSFLNEQREKGLPVREAVIRGTALRMRPVMMTASVAILGLVPMLLSSGVGAETQRPLATVVVGGLITSTLLTLVLLPVLYDWIEERAARRLAKEKTP; encoded by the coding sequence ATGCTGGAACGTCTGGTTGAATTCTCCCTGCGCTACAAGGCGCTGGTGCTGATCGCCTTCGTGGTGATCGGCTTCCTCGGTTTCCAGGCGGTGCGTCAGCTGCCCATCGACGCGTTTCCCGATGTCACACCGGTGCAGGTCAATGTCTACACCGAGGCATCGGGGCTGGCGGCGGAGGATGTCGAACAACTCCTCACCACGCCGGTGGAATCGGCGCTCGCCGGCCTGCCCAAAGTGGAGCAGATCCGCTCGGTGAGCTTGTTCGGGCTGTCCTATGTGTCGGTCTACTTCGACGACAGCATGGACATCTACTTCGCTCGCCAGCTGGTCAACGAACGGTTGCAGCAGGTGGGCGATCGCTTGCCGGCCGGCTACGGCAAACCGGAGATGGGACCGAACACCTCCGGTCTCGGCCAGGTGTTCTGGTACACCGTCGAACGCGCCGACAGCACCTTGAAAGGCGCCACGGCCGGTACGGCACCGAACGACATGGATCTGCGCACACTGCAGGACTGGACCATCCGTTTGATCCTGCGCACCGCACCGGGTGTCGATGACGTCAGCTCATGGGGCGGCCAGGAAAAGCAGTTCCAGGTGCGCATCGACCCGATGAAACTGATCGCGCACAAGCTTGGCTTCAAAGAGGTGATCGAGGCGCTGCAGGCCAACAACGCGCAAGTCGGCGGCAACTTCGTCGATGTCGGCCGCGAGCAGTACCTGGTACGTGGACTGGGCCTGATCCAGAACGCGAAGGATCTGGGCAACATCGTGCTCAAGACCGAAGACGGCACGCCGGTCTACGTGCGTGACGTGGCCACCATCACCGAGGCGGGTGCGCCCCGCACCGGTGCCGTGACGCGCGATGGCAAGGAAGTGGTGATGGGCCAAGCGCTGGCTCGCATTGGCGAGAACGCCAAGAGCGTGGTCGATGCGGTCAAGGCCAAGCTCGACACAGTGAAGCAATCCTTGCCGCCGGGCGTGGTCGTAAAACCGGTGTACGAGCGCACTGAACTGGTCAACGCGGCGGTGGGCACCGCGGTGCGTGCGCTGGTGGAAGGTTCGATCCTGGTGGCACTGGTGCTGTTCCTGTTCCTGGGTGAGTTTCGCAGCGCGCTGGTGGTCGTCGTGGCGTTGCCGTTGGCGATGCTGATCGCCTTCATCTGCATGAATCAGGTCGGCCTGTCGGCCAACCTGATGTCGCTGGCGGGCCTGGCGATCGGTATCGGCATGATGGTGGACGGCGCCGTGGTGATGGTGGAAAACGCCTACCGCATCATGGCCGAGCGCAAGGCGCATGGCGGCCCAGTGGATCGCACGTCGGCTGTGCTGGCGGCCGCCCGCGAGGTGGCCAACCCGATGACGTTCGCGATCGGGATCATCATCGTGGTGTTCCTTCCGCTGTTCAGCCTGCAAGGGCTGGAAGGCAAGATGTTCAAGCCGATGGCGTTCAATATCAGCTTCGCGATGGCCGGTTCGCTGATTCTCGCCTTGACGCTGATCCCGGTGCTCGCCGCGCTGGTGTTGAAACCCAAGGAAGAAAAGGACACCTGGCTGGTGGCGTTCCTGAAACGCCACTACGCCACGGTGCTCGCCTGGGCGCTGGCGCGCCGCAAGCTAGTGCTGGGCATCGCCGCCGGAGCCTTGGTCGGCAGCCTCGCGCTGTTCCCGTTCCTCGGCAAGGAGTTCATGCCTAACCTGAAGGAAGGCGCCATCATGTGGCGCATTACCTCGATTCCGTCGGCATCGCTGGACGAATCGATCGCCATCTCCAAGCAAGTGTCGACACTGGTCAAACAAAAGTTTCCGGAAGTGGAAACCACGCTGGCGATGATCGGTCGCGCCGAAAAAGGCGAAACGGCGGATGTGAACTACATGGAGGTGTACACGCCGCTGAAACCGAAGGATCAATGGCGCAAGGGCGAGACGCTGGAAAGCATCGAGGAAGCGATGCAGAAGGAACTGTCGGCGGCGCTGCCCACCGCGGTGGTGAGCTACACGCAGCCGATCCAGATGCGCATCGAGGAACTGATCTCGGGTGTGCGCGCCACGCTGGCACTGAAGATCTATGGCGATGACCTGGGCGAACTTGATCGCTTGAGCAGTCGCATCAAGAACGTGTTGGCCGGGGTGCCTGGCGTCGCCGATCTCGCGCTGGAGGCGAACATCGGCAAGCCGCAGATCCGCATCAAGGTGGATCGCGATGCGCTGGCCCGTTACGGCTTGAACGCCGACGACGTGCTCACCGTGGTGAAGAACGGCATCGGCGGCGAGCCGGTGACGACCTTACTCGACGGCGTGAAACGCTTCGACATCGCCGTGCGGCTGGACGATGCGGACAAGGCCTCGTTGCCGGCGATCAAGCGCATTCCGATCCGCACGCCCAGCGGCGCACTGGTGCAGCTGTCGCAGGTGGCTGAGGTCAGCGATGCGGAAGGCTACTCGTTCATTCGTCGAGAACAACTGCAGCGCTATGCGGTGATCCAGATGGATGTTCGCGGTCGTGACATCGACGGCTTCGTCAAGGAAGCCAATGCGGCCATCGCGCAACAGGTGAAGTTGCCGACTGGCTATTACAGCGAATGGGGCGGCGCGTTCGAGAACCAGCAGCGGGCGTTGAAGCGATTGTCGCTGATCGTGCCGGCGACGATTTTCTTCATCTTTGTCTTGCTCTACACCGCGTTCAACTCGGTGAAGCACGCCACGCTGATCTTGGCCAACGTGCCGTTTGCCACCATCGGCGGCATCGTCGGCTTGGCGATCACCGGGCAATACCTGTCGGTACCCTCGGCCATCGGCTTCATCGCGGTGTTCGGCGTGGCGATGTTGAACGGCATCGTGCTGGTGAGTTTCTTGAACGAACAACGTGAGAAAGGCTTGCCTGTGCGCGAGGCAGTGATCCGCGGTACGGCCCTGCGCATGCGCCCGGTGATGATGACCGCGAGCGTAGCGATCCTGGGCCTGGTGCCGATGCTGCTCTCCAGTGGCGTGGGTGCGGAAACCCAGCGCCCGCTCGCCACCGTGGTGGTCGGTGGTCTGATCACCTCGACCTTGCTGACGCTGGTGCTGCTGCCGGTGCTCTACGACTGGATCGAAGAACGCGCCGCCCGGCGCCTCGCCAAGGAGAAGACCCCATGA
- a CDS encoding P-II family nitrogen regulator, with protein sequence MKEVKAFIHRGRVVDVIHALEEAGFRYLSVSDVKGLLTALNGQEQVYSMELGERVTRQIKLEVFCEDDQAERAVQLIRLHGRTGQSVAGWVYQSTVDRAWPIDGQGAE encoded by the coding sequence ATGAAAGAAGTGAAGGCCTTCATCCATCGTGGCCGCGTGGTCGACGTCATCCATGCGCTGGAAGAAGCGGGGTTTCGTTACCTGTCGGTGAGCGACGTCAAAGGTCTGCTGACCGCGCTCAACGGCCAGGAACAGGTCTATTCGATGGAACTGGGCGAACGGGTGACCCGGCAGATCAAGCTCGAAGTGTTCTGTGAGGACGATCAGGCCGAACGGGCGGTGCAGTTGATCCGCCTGCACGGGCGCACCGGTCAGAGTGTGGCCGGCTGGGTCTACCAGAGCACGGTGGATCGGGCGTGGCCCATCGACGGTCAAGGGGCTGAATGA
- a CDS encoding cation diffusion facilitator family transporter: MGTTKPHEHDHHHDHSHGVAPDADKKYLTIALLLLLGFMAVEVVVGILAKSLALISDAGHMLTDVGSIGLALVAMRLASRPASGSYTFGLKRVEILSAQANGLTLLLLSVWFIVEAIRRLIDPPVVEGLLVTVIAVVGIGVNLLAVWAMSKANRQSLNVEGSFQHILTDLYAFIATAIAGAIIWWTGWNRVDSLAALVVAGLMLKAGIGLVRDSGRIFLEAAPRGLDPVSIAEAIRAMPAVTRLDDLHVWEVTSGMPALSGHIYVNHDIDCHDVRREIEAMLHDRFAITHTTLQTDHATTDESARATGCTFTSPGAAH, translated from the coding sequence ATGGGCACAACCAAGCCCCACGAACATGACCATCATCACGACCATAGCCATGGCGTGGCACCGGATGCGGACAAGAAGTACCTGACCATCGCGCTGTTGCTGCTGCTCGGCTTCATGGCGGTCGAGGTGGTGGTCGGCATCCTGGCCAAGTCGTTGGCCCTGATTTCCGATGCCGGGCACATGCTCACCGATGTGGGCTCGATCGGACTGGCGCTTGTCGCGATGCGTCTGGCCAGCCGCCCGGCCAGTGGCAGCTACACGTTCGGACTCAAGCGGGTCGAAATCCTGAGCGCCCAGGCGAACGGGCTGACGCTGTTGTTGCTGTCGGTCTGGTTCATCGTCGAGGCGATCCGCCGGCTGATCGACCCGCCGGTGGTGGAAGGTCTGCTGGTCACGGTGATCGCGGTGGTCGGTATTGGCGTCAACCTGCTCGCCGTGTGGGCGATGAGCAAGGCCAACCGGCAAAGCCTCAACGTGGAAGGCAGCTTCCAGCACATCCTCACCGATCTCTACGCCTTCATCGCCACTGCCATTGCCGGTGCCATCATCTGGTGGACGGGTTGGAATCGCGTGGACTCCCTTGCCGCACTGGTCGTCGCCGGATTGATGCTGAAAGCCGGTATCGGACTGGTGCGCGACTCGGGCCGCATCTTCCTGGAAGCGGCACCACGCGGTCTGGACCCAGTATCCATTGCCGAGGCGATCCGTGCCATGCCGGCGGTGACTCGGCTGGACGATCTGCACGTGTGGGAAGTGACCTCGGGCATGCCGGCACTGTCGGGCCACATCTACGTGAATCACGACATCGACTGCCACGATGTGCGCCGAGAGATCGAAGCGATGCTGCATGATCGTTTCGCCATCACGCACACCACCTTGCAAACCGATCACGCGACCACGGACGAATCGGCCCGCGCGACAGGCTGCACGTTCACCTCACCCGGCGCAGCGCACTAG
- a CDS encoding phosphatase PAP2 family protein, producing MTSPISGFGSMVYAVDLRLFNAIHSPVPPSPAMLHVARVLADGPLILTALLLGWMLMVPRQSMRLIALKASGAAAAALLANLIIGLVWDRARPFVAGVGQAWVSHAATGSFPSDHLTVQWVVAGILLLNQCSRPWGIGIALLGLPMAWARIYLGVHYPGDMLGALGMGGLAMLSGWLWFRRSVTSAIAPLPSQG from the coding sequence ATGACGTCGCCGATCTCGGGATTTGGCTCGATGGTTTACGCCGTTGACCTTCGACTGTTCAACGCCATTCATTCGCCGGTGCCACCGTCGCCAGCGATGCTTCATGTGGCGCGCGTCCTGGCCGATGGACCGTTGATCCTGACAGCTCTCCTTCTTGGGTGGATGCTGATGGTTCCTCGCCAGTCGATGCGCTTGATCGCCCTGAAAGCATCGGGTGCCGCCGCTGCAGCATTGCTCGCGAACCTGATCATCGGCTTGGTTTGGGATCGCGCACGTCCCTTTGTCGCTGGAGTCGGTCAAGCATGGGTGTCTCATGCGGCGACCGGCAGCTTTCCCAGCGACCATCTGACTGTGCAATGGGTGGTGGCCGGCATACTGTTGCTGAATCAATGCAGCCGGCCTTGGGGCATCGGGATCGCACTGCTCGGCCTGCCGATGGCCTGGGCACGGATCTACTTGGGCGTGCACTACCCCGGCGATATGCTGGGAGCCCTCGGGATGGGCGGACTGGCCATGCTCAGTGGCTGGCTGTGGTTTCGCCGGTCCGTGACATCAGCCATCGCGCCATTGCCATCTCAGGGATAA
- a CDS encoding cation transporter, with protein MSDCGCHAEAASEAERRILRIALGLNATMFVVGVVAGLIAQSMGLVADSLDMLGDACAYGIALLAWTRSAYFKASAAHWNGTLLVVLGVGVLVGVLWRLVTGSHPEGLWMMSVAFVSLIVNATVLRLLARFRHGEVHLRAIWICTRADVIANLAVIVSGVLVLLLHSAVPDLVIGTAIACYVLKEALGILREAKDARIAAIAPNGKP; from the coding sequence ATGAGCGACTGCGGTTGCCACGCCGAAGCCGCCAGCGAGGCGGAACGCCGCATCCTGCGCATCGCGCTCGGTCTCAATGCCACCATGTTCGTGGTCGGTGTCGTGGCCGGCCTGATCGCCCAATCGATGGGCCTGGTCGCTGATTCGCTGGATATGCTGGGCGATGCCTGCGCCTACGGCATCGCCTTGCTGGCGTGGACACGCAGCGCCTATTTCAAGGCGTCGGCCGCGCACTGGAATGGAACCTTGCTGGTGGTTCTTGGCGTCGGCGTACTGGTGGGGGTGCTCTGGCGTCTGGTGACCGGTAGCCACCCGGAAGGCCTATGGATGATGAGCGTTGCCTTCGTTTCCTTGATCGTGAATGCCACGGTGCTGAGGCTCTTGGCGCGATTTCGTCACGGTGAAGTGCATCTGCGCGCCATCTGGATATGCACGCGGGCCGACGTCATCGCCAATCTGGCGGTGATCGTGTCCGGTGTGCTGGTGCTTCTTCTGCACAGCGCCGTGCCTGATCTGGTGATCGGTACGGCCATCGCCTGCTACGTGCTGAAGGAGGCGTTGGGCATTCTGCGCGAAGCGAAGGACGCACGGATCGCCGCCATTGCACCGAACGGCAAGCCATGA
- a CDS encoding FTR1 family protein, which produces MITTRIRSILRNLSVAALLLWALPLPRAHAQDVSSTVPQTWQMIDYLATDYAGAVKNGAVLSASEYAEMREFTATVHRRLQALPPTPGTPALLSQADQLIASVDAKASPAQVAIEAHALADALLKAYPIPTAPAQAPDLTQGATLYQNQCAMCHGATGHGDGPVGLQLNPRPVDFTDQARADQRSPLSLYEVISHGVEGTPMASYSSRLSSDERWALAYYVGSLAYTREATTGATLWQHDTAARAQIADLKELSQARVSQLAPALGAEHARAIIGYLRAHPQAMQQALTGLPLARGRLAASLAAYRAGDAKEATQLALSAYLDGVEPIEPQLNARDGALRARIETAMGAYRTAVSGKAALPAVTQQAHAVDVLLAQAQEVTADAAGDPAATFLGAFTILVREGLEALLVVVALLAFLRKADRRVEVRYVHAGWILALVAGGITWALASYAISISGAGRELTEGLSSLFAAVVLLSVGLWMHQKSIGGRWQAYLKEKMAAALDRRSAWFLFGLAFISVYREVFETILFYAALWNDGQEVWLLGGIAAGAVTLGLIAWLLLRTSRRLPIGKFFAASSILIAVLAVVLAGKGIAALQEAGWVSVTVAPVPHIELLGIYPTWQTLLAQIAVVLMLSAGFMFNMLRGRSAPDALPASTTTRPEEDRA; this is translated from the coding sequence ATGATAACGACTCGTATTCGCAGCATATTGCGCAACCTCTCCGTGGCCGCCCTTCTGCTTTGGGCACTCCCACTCCCGCGGGCGCATGCTCAAGACGTCAGTTCAACCGTGCCGCAGACATGGCAGATGATCGACTATCTGGCCACGGATTACGCCGGCGCGGTCAAGAACGGAGCGGTGCTCAGCGCGTCTGAATACGCCGAGATGCGGGAGTTCACAGCCACCGTGCATCGCCGCCTTCAGGCGTTGCCGCCGACGCCCGGTACACCCGCGTTGTTGTCCCAGGCCGACCAGCTCATCGCTTCAGTGGATGCGAAGGCCTCGCCAGCGCAGGTGGCGATCGAGGCACATGCCCTGGCCGATGCCTTGCTGAAGGCGTACCCGATACCCACCGCGCCGGCCCAAGCGCCCGATCTGACGCAGGGCGCAACGCTGTACCAGAACCAGTGCGCCATGTGTCACGGCGCCACCGGGCATGGCGATGGTCCCGTGGGGCTGCAGCTCAATCCGCGACCGGTGGACTTCACTGACCAGGCGCGTGCGGACCAGCGCAGCCCGCTGTCCCTGTACGAAGTGATCAGCCACGGTGTCGAGGGAACGCCGATGGCCAGTTACTCGTCCCGGCTGTCGTCGGACGAGCGATGGGCACTCGCGTACTACGTGGGGTCGCTAGCCTATACCCGCGAAGCCACGACCGGTGCGACCCTCTGGCAGCACGATACGGCCGCGCGTGCGCAGATCGCGGACCTGAAGGAGTTGTCGCAAGCACGCGTGTCGCAACTGGCTCCTGCACTGGGTGCCGAACATGCCCGCGCGATCATCGGTTACCTGCGTGCGCATCCGCAGGCGATGCAACAGGCGTTGACGGGGCTTCCGCTTGCGCGGGGGCGACTTGCTGCAAGCCTGGCGGCCTATCGTGCCGGCGACGCCAAGGAAGCCACACAACTGGCATTGTCGGCCTATCTCGATGGCGTCGAACCCATCGAACCCCAGCTCAACGCACGCGATGGCGCGCTACGCGCCCGCATCGAAACGGCCATGGGCGCCTATCGCACAGCGGTGTCGGGCAAGGCCGCGCTGCCGGCGGTGACCCAGCAGGCCCACGCCGTGGATGTCCTGCTTGCGCAGGCGCAGGAGGTCACGGCGGATGCGGCGGGCGATCCGGCCGCCACGTTCCTCGGCGCCTTCACGATTCTGGTTCGCGAGGGTCTGGAAGCCTTGCTGGTGGTCGTCGCCTTGCTGGCCTTCCTGCGCAAGGCAGATCGACGCGTGGAAGTGCGTTACGTGCATGCCGGCTGGATTCTTGCCTTGGTGGCCGGCGGGATCACCTGGGCACTGGCCAGCTATGCCATCTCGATCAGTGGCGCCGGTCGCGAACTAACCGAGGGCCTGTCTTCGCTGTTCGCCGCCGTGGTGCTGCTCAGTGTCGGCTTGTGGATGCACCAAAAGAGTATTGGTGGACGCTGGCAGGCCTACCTGAAGGAAAAGATGGCCGCGGCACTCGACCGACGTTCGGCGTGGTTCCTGTTCGGCCTCGCCTTCATTTCGGTGTATCGGGAAGTGTTCGAGACGATCCTGTTCTACGCCGCGCTCTGGAACGACGGCCAGGAAGTCTGGCTGCTGGGCGGCATTGCGGCCGGCGCGGTGACCTTGGGACTGATCGCCTGGCTCCTGCTGCGCACCAGTCGGCGTCTGCCCATCGGCAAGTTCTTCGCGGCGAGTTCGATCCTGATCGCCGTGCTGGCCGTCGTTCTCGCGGGTAAGGGCATCGCCGCGTTGCAGGAAGCTGGCTGGGTGTCGGTGACGGTCGCCCCGGTGCCGCACATTGAACTGCTCGGCATCTATCCGACCTGGCAGACGCTGCTCGCACAAATCGCCGTGGTCCTGATGCTGAGTGCGGGTTTCATGTTCAATATGCTTCGTGGCCGTAGCGCTCCCGACGCATTGCCCGCATCCACCACTACACGCCCGGAAGAGGATCGCGCATGA